One segment of Caloenas nicobarica isolate bCalNic1 unplaced genomic scaffold, bCalNic1.hap1 Scaffold_83, whole genome shotgun sequence DNA contains the following:
- the LOC136002920 gene encoding LOW QUALITY PROTEIN: E3 ubiquitin-protein ligase RBBP6-like (The sequence of the model RefSeq protein was modified relative to this genomic sequence to represent the inferred CDS: substituted 1 base at 1 genomic stop codon) yields MLIFLCCAFXRSKSPCGALSYPRSSYTHCKSRSGSSCTRSESRSRSRSRSYSPLLPSPRRGKGKSHNYRSRSRSRGHHHSRSRSPVFRGQARTRRTTPQGEGEREYFNRHTAVPLYGMKAAYGRSVEFQDPFEKERHREWERNYGEWSGKFDRGCAAGAQPGPPVNRETFSPERFDPPETRREILPYTWGCREDCPGGQRHENRRIAGDGPEKASGREHHGMKNPTNSKEKEVKNPLGDDRASKQRFQGKRRKEDENEGFPNAQLFEGAKKPKSDS; encoded by the exons ATGC ttatttttctgtgttgtgctttttaaagGTCCAAGTCTCCCTGTGGTGCTTTGTCTTACCCTAGAAGTTCGTATACCCACTGCAAGTCACGATCAGGCTCTTCCTGCACTCGCTCCGAATCTCGGTCACGGAGTCGTTCTCGTTCCTACTCGCCATTGCTGCCGTCTCCAAGAAGAGGCAAAGGGAAGAGCCATAACTATCGTTCTAGGTCAAGGTCGCGTGGTCATCACCACTCACGGTCAAGGTCTCCAGTATTTAGAGGCCAGGCTCGCACTCGAAGGACGACACctcaaggggaaggagaaagggagtaTTTTAACAGACACACAGCAGTTCCACTATATGGTATGAAAGCTGCCTATGGCAGATCTGTTGAATTTCAGGAtccatttgaaaaggaaagacacaGAGAATGGGAAAGGAACTATGGAGAATGGTCTGGAAAGTTTgacaggggctgtgctgctggtgctcagccTGGACCTCCAGTGAACAGAGAGACCTTTTCTCCAGAGAGGTTCGATCCACCTGAGACCAGACGAGAGATTTTGCCATATACTTGGGGATGTAGGGAGGAttgtcctggtgggcagcgccACGAAAATCGTCGTATAGCTGGAGATGGCCCTGAAAAAGCTTCTGGAAGAGAGCACCATGGCATGAAAAATCCAACAAactcaaaagagaaagaggtgaaaaaCCCACTGGGAGATGACAGAGCAAGTAAACAGAGATtccaagggaagagaagaaaagaggatgaGAATGAAGGATTTCCCAATGCTCAGTTGTTTGAaggtgcaaaaaaacccaagagcgACAGTTAG
- the LOC136002922 gene encoding E3 ubiquitin-protein ligase RBBP6-like, which produces MSPHVPTLSSPSKVLEKVTHLVDQGKPVDAICLDFSKAFDSVSHRILLDKMSSAQLGKHTVQWAQPRCAHHPGRSSPSPQPGHPWQGGQPRPPKPHQQGRHPCLLGHPGTFGTFAISYPGLQRAPCGCCFDSCEFHIQWTSPYVHQGTVVAPAPPVLPIPIPSYRHVQGFELELVEKPLPRDPLKVLTNVPERFAQLPLPAHSSLAKKEHEQLWGKKAMEMRNSSGVRSQKEPVSGTSKAIDDSPAPLSLAQLIKTANLAEAKASEEDKIKAMMIQSCWEYNPATYVKKPPPSYTCFRCGKPGHYIKNCPTKGDKTFEPVPRIKKSTGIPRSFLMEVEDPSTRGAMLTSTGKYAIPIINAEAYARGKKEKPPFLPAEPPSSSSNKDPVPEELLCLICKNITTDAVIIPCCGNSYCDECIRTALLESEEHKCPTCHRTDVSPDALVANKFLRQIVNNFRNGTGYTRRVHKQLGQQPPPLVTPPAALVTNAELSRSSSLSISTLSEEKVSQ; this is translated from the exons atgtccccccatgtccccaccttgAGCAGCCCCTCCAAGGTCCTG GAgaaggttacccacctagttgaccaagggaagcctgttgatgCGATctgtttggatttcagtaaagcctttgatagcGTGTCTCACAggatcctcctggacaagatgtccagcgcacagctgggtaaacacacagtgcagtgg gctcagccccGCTGTGCCCACcacccgggcaggagcagcccatccccgcagcctgggcacccctggcagggggggcagccccggccccccaaGCCCCACCAGCAGGGACGACACCCCTGTCTGCTCGGACACCCCGGCACCTTCGGCACCTTTGCCATCTCCTACCCGg GGTTGCAGAGGGCTccgtgtggctgctgctttgactCCTGCGAGTTCCACATCCAGTGGACGAGCCCCTATGTCCACCAGGGCACAgtggtggccccagcccctccagtgctgccgatccccatccccagctaccGGCACgtccaggg GTTTGAACTGGAGTTGGTGGAGAAACCACTGCCTAGGGACCCTCTGAAGGTCTTGACAAATGTCCCTG AGAGATTtgctcagctgcccttgccagccCATTCCAGCTTGGCTAAGAAGGAACACGAACAGCTCTGGGGTAAGAAGGCGATGGAGATGAGGAACAGCTCTGGGGTCAG AAGTCAAAAGGAGCCAGTGAGCGGAACATCAAAAGCG ATCGATGACTCTCCTGCACCTCTTTCTCTGGCACAGCTTATTAAG ACGGCCAACCTGGCTGAAGCCAAAGCTtctgaagaagataaaataaaagccatgaTGATTCAGTCCTGCTGGGAATACAATCCAGCCAC TTATGTGAAGAAACCTCCACCATCGTACACTTGTTTCCGTTGCGGAAAACCCGGCCACTATATAAAGAACTGCCCGACAAAAGGG GACAAAACTTTTGAGCCTGTTCCCAGGATTAAAAAGAGCACAGGAATTCCCAGGAGTTTCCTGATGGAGGTGGAAGATCCCAGTACGAGGGGTGCGATGCTGACAAGCACCGGAAAATACGCAATACCGATTATTAATGC GGAAGCTTATgcgagagggaagaaggaaaaacctcCATTTTTACCAGCGGAaccgccctcctcctcctcaaacaAAGACCCTGTTCCGGAGGAGTTGTTATGTCTCATTTGTAAAAACATTACGACCGATGCCGTCATTATTCCCTGTTGTGGAAACAGTTATTGTGATGAAT GTATCAGGACAGCGTTACTGGAATCTGAGGAACATAAATGCCCAACATGTCACCGGACGGATGTTTCTCCTGATGCTTTAGTTGCCAACAAGTTCCTACGCCAG ATTGTGAACAACTTCAGAAACGGAACTGGCTACACAAGAAGGGTCCATAAGCAGCTTGGGCAGCAGCCGCCACCACTCGTgacacctcctgctgctctggtgaCAAACGCGGAACTTTCAAGATCTTCCTCTCTGTCCATCAGCACTTTGTCAGAAGAGAAG GTCAGCCAATGA